One region of Gloeocapsopsis sp. IPPAS B-1203 genomic DNA includes:
- a CDS encoding Uma2 family endonuclease has protein sequence MAPQVLAHPLPTEQRVTLEGVSWQQYEILLATLGNDFPNLRLSYLEGVLEIMSTSPEHEEIKTTIGLFIEAYFQETRTRFHGMGSATFRKAAKQRGLEPDECYCLEHKKEFPDIAIEVVLSSGTVDKLEIYRGLQVVEVWFWENGAFQIYHLRADNYEQVVSSELLPKLDVELFARYVRPEEQFDAVMEFRNVIRQQQEGR, from the coding sequence ATGGCACCTCAGGTTTTAGCGCATCCCTTACCAACAGAACAGCGTGTGACCTTAGAAGGCGTAAGCTGGCAGCAATACGAGATTTTGTTAGCAACATTGGGCAATGACTTTCCTAATTTGCGCCTGAGTTATTTGGAAGGAGTTCTGGAAATTATGTCAACATCTCCAGAACACGAGGAGATTAAGACAACGATCGGATTGTTCATAGAAGCCTATTTTCAAGAGACTCGCACTCGGTTTCATGGCATGGGTTCGGCAACGTTTCGCAAGGCGGCTAAGCAACGCGGATTGGAACCGGATGAGTGTTATTGTCTGGAGCATAAAAAAGAGTTTCCTGATATTGCGATCGAAGTTGTGCTGAGTAGCGGAACGGTTGATAAGCTAGAGATTTACCGTGGCTTGCAGGTTGTTGAAGTGTGGTTCTGGGAAAATGGAGCCTTTCAGATTTATCATTTACGTGCTGACAATTACGAACAAGTTGTAAGCAGTGAGTTGTTGCCAAAGCTAGATGTGGAGTTGTTTGCTAGATATGTCAGACCTGAGGAGCAATTTGATGCAGTGATGGAATTCCGCAATGTGATTCGTCAACAGCAGGAAGGTAGATAA
- a CDS encoding DUF4278 domain-containing protein, protein MTLSYRGLKYESPAVRVNNNIGITAKYRGITYRKQPRTFLERQVCALRYRGLTYNSVRFQ, encoded by the coding sequence ATGACTTTATCCTACCGTGGTTTGAAGTACGAATCCCCTGCTGTCCGTGTAAATAACAATATTGGTATAACTGCCAAATATCGAGGTATTACATATCGAAAGCAGCCGCGTACTTTCCTAGAAAGACAAGTATGCGCACTAAGGTATCGTGGTTTAACTTACAATAGCGTGCGTTTTCAGTGA
- a CDS encoding ABC transporter ATP-binding protein — protein sequence MTTIKTTEVSVWKLLWRLLLYQPKLYLIGCFLWVLSLSLSVVPGLIIREFFNTLTQSEQLSISIWAMIALLLATELGRVILYFAAWVPQTQHRFAMSSLIRRNLLECLLSRPAAHPLTISGEAGKTVSPGELISYFRDDAEQIQNNISQTSQLIGEKLYALFCLAILLSINAQITLFVFLPLVVMVAVVQKAETRIKRYRQASRQATQQVTGFVGEMFSSTQAIKIAGGQKDVLAYFRQINAQRRQMMLKDQLFTALLNSIFRSLASIGIGIILLLVATSMQTEVGTLMLGDFALFVYYLPFVIYAFQALSEFMALSKQSQVSFERLAALSSSGLAGKQSSSSSVSALVAYHPLYLNDLLGNQQKLPPIDQPRWNQSTCLQELTTDNLTYHYPNTNRGITNVNLKLVRGSLTVITGSIGSGKTTLLRVLLGLLPMQAGEIYWNGNRVNDPANFFVPPRSAYTPQTPKLFSASLLDNILLGLDRHEIELKKAIAMAVFEQDIAAMPEGLETVVGSRGVRLSGGQLQRAAAARMFVRQPELLVFDDLSSALDVNTERILCCVYSPPEMLQVKRT from the coding sequence ATGACAACAATCAAAACAACAGAAGTATCTGTCTGGAAATTACTGTGGCGTTTACTTCTCTATCAACCGAAACTGTACCTGATTGGCTGCTTCTTATGGGTTCTGAGCCTGAGCCTGTCTGTGGTACCAGGCTTGATTATCCGTGAATTTTTCAACACATTAACCCAGTCTGAACAACTCAGCATTTCTATTTGGGCAATGATCGCGCTGTTATTAGCAACTGAGTTGGGGCGGGTCATCCTCTATTTTGCCGCCTGGGTACCTCAAACTCAACACCGTTTTGCAATGAGTTCATTGATCCGGCGCAACCTTTTAGAATGCTTACTCTCTCGCCCTGCTGCTCATCCTTTGACGATATCCGGAGAGGCTGGCAAGACTGTATCGCCAGGTGAACTGATTAGTTACTTTCGCGATGATGCTGAGCAGATCCAAAACAATATTTCCCAGACCTCACAACTCATCGGAGAAAAGCTTTATGCCTTGTTCTGTCTTGCTATCTTACTAAGCATCAATGCGCAGATTACGCTCTTTGTTTTCCTACCTCTAGTGGTCATGGTGGCAGTTGTCCAGAAAGCAGAAACCCGAATCAAACGATATCGGCAAGCGAGCCGCCAAGCGACCCAACAGGTGACAGGGTTTGTTGGTGAAATGTTCAGTTCGACTCAAGCGATTAAGATAGCAGGGGGACAAAAAGATGTACTCGCCTATTTCCGACAGATTAACGCCCAACGTCGTCAAATGATGCTAAAGGATCAGTTATTCACTGCCCTGTTGAATTCTATTTTTAGGAGTTTGGCGAGTATTGGGATAGGAATAATTTTACTTCTGGTTGCGACATCAATGCAAACAGAGGTTGGTACGTTAATGTTGGGTGATTTTGCGTTGTTCGTCTACTATCTCCCTTTTGTAATTTACGCTTTTCAAGCCTTGAGTGAATTTATGGCGTTGTCGAAGCAGAGCCAGGTTTCCTTTGAGCGTTTAGCCGCGTTGTCCTCTAGTGGATTGGCAGGGAAGCAAAGTAGTAGTAGCTCAGTTTCTGCTCTGGTTGCCTATCATCCACTCTACCTGAACGACTTGCTTGGTAATCAACAAAAACTACCACCAATAGACCAACCGCGTTGGAATCAAAGCACCTGCTTACAAGAGTTAACCACCGATAACCTGACCTATCATTATCCCAACACAAATCGGGGGATTACAAACGTAAACCTGAAGCTTGTGCGGGGCAGTTTGACCGTTATTACTGGATCTATCGGTTCGGGTAAAACAACGCTACTGCGAGTGTTGCTGGGTTTGTTGCCGATGCAAGCTGGAGAAATTTACTGGAATGGTAACAGGGTCAATGATCCAGCTAACTTCTTCGTTCCTCCTCGTAGCGCTTATACTCCGCAAACTCCGAAACTGTTTAGTGCTTCTCTGCTGGATAATATTCTACTCGGTCTCGATCGCCACGAGATTGAATTGAAAAAGGCGATCGCAATGGCAGTATTTGAACAGGATATCGCAGCTATGCCTGAGGGGCTAGAAACAGTGGTGGGTTCTAGAGGAGTTCGGCTCTCTGGTGGACAGTTACAGCGTGCAGCAGCGGCTCGCATGTTTGTGCGTCAACCTGAATTGTTAGTCTTCGACGATTTGTCGAGTGCTCTGGATGTGAATACAGAACGAATACTATGTTGCGTCTATTCGCCGCCAGAAATGCTTCAAGTCAAAAGGACATGA
- a CDS encoding NB-ARC domain-containing protein gives MSTLKASQRGLVRIKQARKEKGWAVDDFHWLESASQVLEVTWSEQGFLAEGVSEGTWKRFLAGKLPINAEAFKAYCQILELDWSEVVERTGQQDWGEAPEVENFHGRSDEINILRQWVIQDKCRLVALLGMGGIGKTALSAKLAVQLENEFEFIIWRSLRNAPLVEDILAELIQFLSEQHETKLPNYLDAKISQLIKYLRAARCLLILDNAESILRSGESLGDSFAARTGAYREGYAGYGQLLQRIGETSHNSCLILTSREKPQGFVALEGESPVRCLYLTGLPSAVGQAIFQTKGSFIGSEAQWQALISHYGGNPLALKIVAAAIRDFFDSNILQFLDFMKNGSFIFDDIRDLLERQFQRLTKVEQEIMYWLAINREPVTFAELQDDFISGLPPSEILQAIASLQRRSLIEKSGATFTQQPVVMEYVTTRLIEQICVEITSGELTLFKSHALVKAQAKDYVRDTQINLILQPVVDGLLVTLHSFKSIENRLIQLSQIHGQSSLETGYIGGNILNLLCHLKVDFSGYDFSHLTVWQAYLQGINLHNINFAFSDLSKSVFTETLGNILDAAFSYDGELLATCDVDEKVRVWQAQTGKLLALCEGHTNWVRTVAFSRDGKIASGSTDQTVRFWDVTTGQCQKTCTEHTHEIYSISFNINGQILASGSGDRTIKLWDVTTGECIKTLTGHTDCVRSVAFSHDGKILASGSADNTIKIWDIATGKCIKTLTEHTDWIRSIAFNNHGILASCSTDSLVKLWDIKTGRCCQTFTGHTHGVYAVAFSPDSQILASGSGDKTVKLWDVNTGSCIKTLPEHTHQICAVAFSPQGTMLVSVSLDQTARLWNWTTGQCLRTLQGHTDWAFPVVFAPQCQADQEEFLASGSADKTIRLWNVSRGEEMKTLAGHIGQVWSLAFNHDGSAIASGSTDSTIRLWNISTGQSKILHGHTDWVRIVAFSQDGQILASGSADRTIKLWDANTGKCINTLHGHTDHLWSVTFSRDRKTLFSASTDSTIRLWEVETGQCYQIIKDGNKAVYCIALSPDEQTIASGSADATIRLWNLTTGKCRKLQGHKGFVFTLAFSRDGKMLASGSADQSVKLWNVETGELQTCVGHTHQVCAIAFNNDNQIVASGSGAQDQTVRLWDVKTGKCLKILRAKRLYEGMNITGVTGLTQAQKAVLRSLGAIEEN, from the coding sequence ATGTCTACGCTCAAAGCTTCACAACGAGGACTAGTCCGAATTAAACAAGCCAGAAAAGAAAAAGGATGGGCTGTTGATGACTTCCACTGGTTGGAAAGTGCAAGTCAAGTACTAGAAGTAACGTGGTCAGAACAAGGGTTTTTAGCTGAAGGAGTTTCGGAGGGAACTTGGAAACGGTTTCTAGCGGGAAAGTTACCAATTAATGCTGAGGCATTTAAAGCTTACTGTCAGATTCTCGAACTCGACTGGAGCGAAGTTGTTGAGCGTACTGGACAGCAAGACTGGGGTGAAGCGCCGGAGGTAGAGAATTTTCACGGTCGTAGCGATGAAATCAATATCCTGCGACAGTGGGTAATTCAAGATAAGTGTCGCTTGGTGGCGTTATTAGGGATGGGCGGTATTGGTAAAACTGCGTTGAGTGCAAAATTAGCGGTTCAGCTTGAGAATGAATTTGAATTTATTATTTGGCGGAGTCTGCGTAACGCACCACTAGTAGAAGATATTTTGGCAGAACTGATTCAGTTTCTCTCAGAACAGCACGAAACAAAGCTACCTAATTATTTAGACGCTAAAATCTCGCAGCTGATTAAGTACCTACGTGCTGCGCGCTGTCTGTTGATTTTAGATAATGCTGAGTCAATTTTACGCAGTGGCGAGTCGCTTGGGGATAGCTTCGCTGCACGCACAGGAGCCTATCGAGAAGGATATGCAGGATACGGTCAATTACTGCAACGTATTGGCGAAACTTCCCACAATAGCTGTTTGATCCTCACTTCGCGGGAAAAACCTCAAGGTTTTGTAGCTTTAGAAGGTGAATCTCCTGTTCGTTGTTTATATTTGACAGGTTTACCATCAGCTGTCGGACAAGCAATTTTTCAAACCAAGGGATCTTTCATCGGTTCCGAAGCACAATGGCAAGCTTTAATTTCTCATTATGGTGGTAATCCACTAGCTTTAAAGATTGTTGCTGCGGCGATTCGCGATTTTTTTGATAGCAACATCCTCCAGTTTCTTGATTTCATGAAAAATGGTTCATTTATTTTTGACGACATTCGCGATTTATTAGAACGCCAATTTCAACGCCTTACAAAAGTAGAACAAGAGATTATGTACTGGTTGGCAATTAACCGAGAACCAGTCACATTTGCAGAACTACAGGATGATTTTATTTCTGGTTTACCACCGAGCGAAATTCTTCAGGCGATCGCATCGTTGCAACGTCGCTCACTCATCGAAAAATCAGGCGCTACTTTTACTCAACAACCAGTTGTGATGGAATACGTCACGACTCGATTGATTGAGCAAATTTGTGTTGAAATTACATCAGGAGAACTTACCTTATTCAAAAGTCACGCCTTAGTAAAGGCACAAGCAAAAGATTATGTACGCGATACTCAAATTAACTTAATTCTTCAACCCGTAGTTGATGGATTATTGGTTACTTTGCATTCTTTTAAAAGTATTGAAAATCGACTCATTCAACTTTCTCAAATTCACGGTCAATCTTCTTTAGAAACAGGATATATTGGCGGTAATATTTTGAATTTGCTGTGCCATCTCAAAGTAGATTTCAGCGGCTACGATTTCTCACACTTAACAGTGTGGCAAGCTTATTTACAAGGAATCAACTTACACAATATAAATTTTGCTTTTTCTGACTTATCAAAATCAGTTTTTACAGAGACTTTAGGAAACATTTTAGATGCTGCATTTAGCTATGATGGTGAACTCTTAGCAACGTGTGATGTTGATGAGAAAGTGCGCGTATGGCAAGCACAAACAGGTAAACTCCTGGCATTGTGTGAAGGACATACTAATTGGGTACGAACAGTTGCTTTTAGTCGTGATGGTAAAATAGCGAGTGGTAGTACTGATCAAACAGTAAGGTTTTGGGATGTTACTACAGGTCAATGCCAAAAAACTTGCACCGAACACACGCACGAAATTTACTCGATAAGCTTTAATATTAATGGTCAGATACTAGCAAGTGGCAGTGGCGATCGCACAATCAAACTGTGGGATGTCACCACAGGTGAATGCATCAAAACATTGACCGGACATACCGATTGTGTACGTTCTGTTGCTTTTAGCCATGATGGTAAAATATTAGCAAGTGGTAGTGCCGACAACACGATTAAAATTTGGGATATTGCAACAGGTAAATGTATCAAAACATTAACTGAACATACTGATTGGATAAGGTCTATTGCGTTTAATAATCATGGAATACTTGCAAGTTGTAGTACAGATTCTTTAGTGAAACTATGGGATATCAAAACAGGTAGATGCTGCCAAACTTTCACCGGTCATACTCATGGTGTTTATGCAGTTGCGTTTAGTCCTGATAGTCAAATACTAGCAAGTGGCAGTGGTGATAAAACGGTGAAGTTATGGGATGTCAACACAGGTAGTTGTATCAAAACTTTGCCAGAACATACGCATCAAATTTGTGCAGTTGCGTTTAGTCCGCAAGGGACAATGTTAGTGTCCGTCAGCTTAGATCAAACTGCCAGACTTTGGAATTGGACAACTGGACAATGCTTGAGAACTTTACAAGGACATACTGATTGGGCATTTCCTGTTGTATTTGCACCGCAGTGTCAGGCGGATCAAGAAGAATTTTTAGCAAGTGGTAGTGCAGATAAAACGATCCGACTTTGGAATGTCAGTCGTGGTGAAGAAATGAAAACTCTAGCAGGACATATCGGGCAAGTATGGTCACTTGCATTCAATCATGACGGTAGTGCGATCGCAAGTGGTAGTACAGATTCGACAATCCGGCTATGGAATATTTCTACAGGTCAATCCAAAATTTTACATGGACACACTGATTGGGTACGGATTGTTGCATTTAGCCAAGATGGTCAAATTTTGGCGAGTGGTAGCGCCGATCGCACCATAAAATTATGGGATGCGAACACAGGTAAGTGTATTAATACCTTACACGGTCACACCGATCATTTATGGTCAGTGACCTTCAGCCGCGATCGCAAAACATTATTTAGTGCTAGTACCGACTCTACAATCCGGTTGTGGGAGGTGGAAACGGGACAGTGTTACCAAATTATTAAAGATGGTAATAAAGCTGTTTACTGTATTGCCTTGAGTCCAGACGAACAAACCATCGCTAGTGGTAGTGCTGATGCCACAATCCGATTATGGAATCTTACAACAGGAAAGTGTCGCAAACTACAAGGACATAAAGGTTTTGTGTTTACTCTTGCTTTTAGCCGTGATGGGAAAATGCTAGCAAGTGGTAGTGCTGATCAATCGGTAAAGCTTTGGAATGTTGAGACTGGGGAATTGCAAACTTGTGTCGGACATACACATCAAGTTTGTGCGATCGCCTTTAATAATGATAACCAGATCGTCGCCAGCGGCAGTGGAGCGCAAGATCAAACGGTAAGATTATGGGATGTGAAAACAGGAAAATGCTTGAAAATCCTGCGGGCAAAAAGACTTTATGAAGGTATGAATATTACCGGAGTAACAGGATTAACTCAAGCGCAAAAAGCCGTACTGCGATCGCTTGGAGCAATTGAAGAAAATTAA
- a CDS encoding ABC transporter ATP-binding protein yields the protein MNIPLKKYGYLLANYLKPQKGRVAWLVITLLGSIGLQVFNPQILGYFVDTATAGGSQSTLFVAAFLFILVALMIQGLAVAATYFGENVAWTATNELRADLAEHCLELDLSFHKSITPGELVERIDGDVNALSRFFSQFTIDVLGNTILLFGVLVALFWENWLAGFSMTLYALTALIVLMRVSAYAVPYWADLRQIHAEFFGFLGEHLGGTEDLRANDAIAYVMHRFYRILQHWLPIYHRARLAGAAIFGTSIGLVAMGDAIALGVGAYLWSQAAISIGTVYVIFHYANLLSPPIERIREELEDLQQAEASILRIKELFQLQSQLISGGDKPLPNSPLSVTFENVWFSYEERGKGTPQLQNISFYLPAGQTLGILGRTGSGKTTLARLLLRLYDPYSGKIRLGGVAIDQTPLQNLSQRLGMVTQDVQLFQTTVRNNLTFFNSKIGEARILNVLEMLGLSQWLYSLPDGLDTQLGSDSGGLSAGQAQLLAFARVFLKDPGLVILDEASSRLDSTTENLIECAVDRLLKGRTGIIIAHRLGTVQRADQIMILDNGRTIEYGMRENLAKNPASRFAQLLKTGSTTELE from the coding sequence ATGAACATCCCTCTCAAAAAGTATGGTTATCTTCTAGCGAATTATCTCAAACCCCAGAAAGGTCGCGTCGCTTGGCTCGTTATCACCTTACTCGGCAGCATTGGGTTGCAAGTCTTCAACCCTCAAATTCTCGGCTACTTCGTTGACACAGCGACTGCGGGTGGTTCTCAGTCAACCTTATTTGTAGCAGCTTTCTTGTTTATTCTCGTCGCGTTGATGATTCAGGGCTTAGCTGTTGCGGCGACCTACTTCGGTGAAAATGTCGCTTGGACTGCTACCAATGAACTGCGGGCTGACCTAGCCGAACACTGCCTCGAACTCGATTTATCCTTCCACAAATCCATTACTCCAGGTGAATTAGTGGAGCGAATTGACGGGGATGTAAACGCCCTTTCGAGGTTCTTCTCTCAATTTACCATCGACGTATTAGGCAATACGATTCTGCTGTTTGGCGTGCTGGTTGCTCTTTTCTGGGAAAATTGGCTCGCGGGTTTTAGCATGACTCTATACGCCCTAACGGCACTCATTGTCTTAATGCGGGTAAGCGCCTATGCTGTTCCTTATTGGGCAGACCTACGCCAAATCCATGCAGAGTTTTTCGGCTTTTTAGGCGAACATCTAGGTGGCACTGAAGATCTGCGAGCGAATGACGCGATCGCCTATGTCATGCATCGCTTTTACCGTATCCTGCAACACTGGTTGCCCATCTATCACCGCGCTCGCTTAGCGGGTGCTGCCATCTTCGGAACCTCAATTGGTCTTGTTGCCATGGGAGATGCGATCGCACTAGGAGTCGGTGCCTATCTCTGGAGCCAAGCAGCGATTTCGATTGGTACAGTATACGTCATCTTTCATTACGCCAATCTTCTCAGCCCGCCGATCGAACGAATTCGAGAAGAATTAGAAGACCTCCAGCAAGCCGAAGCTAGTATTCTTCGCATTAAAGAACTCTTCCAACTTCAATCCCAACTGATTTCCGGTGGAGATAAACCACTACCTAACAGTCCACTTTCAGTCACGTTTGAAAATGTTTGGTTTAGTTATGAGGAAAGGGGGAAAGGAACTCCGCAATTACAAAACATCTCCTTTTATCTCCCTGCTGGTCAAACCTTGGGAATTCTGGGACGCACAGGAAGTGGCAAGACAACCCTAGCGCGTTTGTTGTTGCGGCTCTACGATCCCTATAGTGGAAAAATCCGCCTCGGTGGTGTAGCGATCGACCAGACGCCCTTGCAGAATTTGTCACAACGGTTGGGAATGGTCACTCAGGATGTACAACTGTTTCAGACTACAGTTCGCAACAACTTAACCTTTTTCAACTCCAAGATTGGTGAGGCACGGATTCTCAACGTCCTGGAAATGTTAGGACTCTCTCAATGGCTCTACTCGTTGCCAGACGGCTTGGATACGCAGTTGGGATCTGATAGTGGTGGACTCTCTGCGGGTCAAGCACAATTGCTTGCCTTTGCTCGTGTTTTTCTCAAAGACCCAGGTTTAGTGATTCTTGATGAAGCTTCTTCCCGACTCGATTCGACAACTGAAAACTTAATTGAATGTGCAGTAGATAGGTTACTGAAGGGACGTACTGGGATCATTATCGCTCACCGCTTAGGAACAGTACAACGAGCCGATCAAATCATGATTTTGGACAATGGCAGGACAATCGAATATGGCATGCGCGAGAACTTAGCTAAGAACCCTGCTTCTCGTTTTGCTCAGTTGTTAAAGACTGGTTCAACAACTGAATTGGAGTAA
- a CDS encoding type II toxin-antitoxin system RelE/ParE family toxin gives MKVEYLPSFLKDLKALKSTPSYSVIRNLVFQEIPNCSSFEKIRGLKKLKASDSAYRLRIGDYRIGFFFENDTITFARVLHRREIYRSFP, from the coding sequence ATGAAGGTTGAGTATTTACCAAGTTTCCTAAAGGATTTGAAAGCACTCAAAAGCACGCCTAGCTACTCCGTAATTAGAAATCTAGTCTTCCAAGAGATTCCAAACTGTTCTAGTTTTGAGAAAATTCGAGGTTTAAAAAAACTAAAAGCATCCGACAGTGCTTACCGCCTACGCATTGGAGATTACCGTATTGGCTTCTTTTTTGAAAATGATACGATAACGTTTGCTCGTGTCCTGCACCGCAGAGAGATCTATCGGTCCTTCCCATAA
- a CDS encoding beta-propeller fold lactonase family protein: MSTFNLKKLFSYTTVLSTLLPGSAIANQPPRGAVYTMTNATNANKVLVYNRDAQGRLGAPQRYDTGGKGTGTSLGNQNALVLDQANRCLYAVNAGSNQISSFLVKADGLLLADKINSGGARPVSVTVNRNLLYVLNAGGTVGNSDNISGFIVDKNCKMLPLADSTRPLSAANTAPAQVQFTPDGQRLIVTEKSTNKISTYSVLPSGRVSGPRVFVSAGTTPFGFAFGKRDQLLVSEAAAGAANGGTVSSYLVKPNGDLQLITSSLATTETATCWVVVSNDGRFAYVTNTGSESISGLRVSFGGNLSLLTAGGRTGLTGSGTPIDLSLSNDGLNLYSLDNTRGTVAVFRVNLVTGQLVKLQTIAGLPAGANGIAAR, from the coding sequence ATGTCTACTTTTAACCTGAAAAAACTTTTTTCTTACACCACAGTTTTGTCAACACTTTTGCCAGGAAGCGCGATCGCTAACCAGCCACCAAGGGGTGCGGTTTACACAATGACGAATGCCACAAACGCTAACAAAGTCTTAGTTTACAACCGTGATGCGCAAGGTCGCTTAGGTGCGCCACAGAGGTATGATACAGGCGGTAAAGGCACTGGAACATCGCTAGGCAACCAAAATGCTTTAGTGTTGGATCAAGCAAATCGGTGTTTATATGCAGTCAATGCTGGTAGTAACCAAATTTCATCTTTTCTTGTTAAAGCTGATGGTTTATTACTCGCAGATAAAATTAATTCGGGTGGTGCGCGACCTGTCAGCGTAACCGTCAACCGCAACCTGTTATATGTACTCAATGCGGGTGGTACTGTTGGTAATTCAGATAATATTAGTGGCTTTATTGTCGATAAGAACTGCAAAATGTTGCCTTTGGCAGATTCTACTCGACCATTGAGCGCAGCGAATACCGCACCAGCACAAGTGCAATTTACCCCCGATGGTCAGCGACTCATTGTTACAGAGAAGAGTACAAATAAAATCAGTACCTACAGTGTCTTACCTAGTGGGCGCGTCAGTGGACCAAGAGTATTTGTTTCGGCAGGTACAACACCTTTTGGTTTTGCTTTTGGTAAGCGCGATCAACTTTTAGTTTCAGAAGCCGCAGCAGGTGCTGCTAATGGCGGTACAGTGTCATCTTATCTTGTCAAGCCTAATGGCGATCTTCAACTCATAACTTCTTCACTCGCCACAACCGAAACGGCAACGTGTTGGGTTGTAGTTAGTAATGATGGACGCTTTGCCTATGTCACAAACACTGGTAGCGAGTCGATTTCCGGCTTACGTGTCAGTTTTGGTGGCAACCTCAGTTTATTAACTGCTGGCGGTCGTACTGGTTTAACGGGTAGTGGGACTCCGATTGATTTATCACTCAGTAATGATGGATTAAATCTCTACTCGCTAGACAATACACGGGGCACAGTTGCAGTGTTTCGAGTAAACCTCGTTACAGGTCAACTTGTCAAACTTCAGACTATCGCTGGGTTGCCTGCTGGTGCTAATGGCATAGCTGCGCGTTAG
- a CDS encoding DUF1636 domain-containing protein has protein sequence MSKHILFVCKSCNSVHSDGIDYEKVEGAVLLNQLLHLHQDWSHQDELEIHPVGCLWTCSSPCSVAFSAPDKATYLFTKAPSTEAEALLQFGQLYLTSKDGNIPWKQFPEVLQSAEVAKIPSLITEKV, from the coding sequence GTGTCAAAACATATCTTATTTGTCTGTAAATCCTGCAACTCTGTTCACTCAGATGGTATCGATTACGAGAAAGTTGAAGGTGCTGTTCTACTCAATCAGCTGCTTCATCTGCATCAAGATTGGTCACATCAAGACGAGTTAGAGATTCACCCCGTTGGCTGTTTGTGGACATGCTCCAGTCCTTGCTCGGTAGCCTTCTCCGCTCCAGACAAAGCCACTTATCTCTTCACCAAGGCTCCCTCCACCGAAGCAGAAGCCCTGCTTCAATTTGGTCAACTCTACCTCACCAGTAAAGACGGTAACATACCGTGGAAGCAGTTCCCTGAAGTGCTGCAATCCGCAGAGGTCGCTAAAATTCCATCGCTTATTACTGAAAAAGTATAA
- a CDS encoding 3-deoxy-7-phosphoheptulonate synthase → MHNKLFNTHIQDSHILMTPKEVKAKLPLTHSAEKTVLRARKEIEAILESYDNRKFIVVGPCSIHDVKAAKEYADKLKNLAEQVKDKLLLIMRVYFEKPRTNVGWKGLINDPDMNDSFHIEKGLLTARKLLIHLAELGLPAATEALDPIVPQYISELIAWSAIGARTTESQTHREMASGLSMPVGFKNGTDGGIEVALNALKSAEVPHHFLGINHNGQVSVFKTKGNTHGHVILRGGGGKPNYDAESIRVAEEKLKAANLPAKIVIDCSHGNSNKDYKLQGTVFNSVIEQIVEGNTAIVGMMLESNLYEGGQSIPSNLADLKYGISVTDKCISWEETEKVISDAYEKLN, encoded by the coding sequence ATGCACAACAAACTATTCAATACGCATATTCAAGATTCACATATCTTAATGACTCCGAAGGAAGTAAAAGCAAAACTCCCGCTAACACATTCGGCAGAGAAGACAGTTTTGCGAGCCAGGAAAGAAATAGAAGCGATTCTAGAAAGTTACGACAACCGTAAATTCATCGTGGTTGGGCCTTGCTCTATCCATGATGTCAAAGCAGCTAAAGAGTATGCTGACAAACTTAAAAACCTCGCTGAGCAAGTCAAAGACAAACTCCTACTCATCATGCGAGTTTACTTTGAAAAGCCGCGAACAAACGTCGGCTGGAAAGGTTTAATTAACGATCCAGACATGAATGACTCGTTTCACATTGAAAAAGGATTGTTAACAGCACGAAAATTACTGATTCATTTAGCTGAACTAGGATTACCCGCAGCAACCGAAGCTTTAGACCCGATTGTACCGCAGTATATTAGTGAATTAATTGCTTGGTCTGCGATCGGCGCTCGCACAACAGAATCACAAACTCATCGCGAAATGGCAAGTGGCTTATCAATGCCTGTTGGCTTCAAAAATGGCACTGATGGCGGTATTGAAGTTGCCCTAAATGCCTTAAAGTCTGCTGAAGTCCCGCACCATTTTCTCGGGATTAATCATAACGGGCAAGTTAGTGTATTTAAAACAAAAGGAAACACGCACGGGCACGTTATTTTACGAGGTGGCGGTGGTAAACCTAATTATGATGCTGAAAGTATTAGAGTTGCTGAAGAAAAATTAAAGGCAGCAAATTTACCAGCGAAAATAGTGATTGATTGTAGTCATGGAAACTCTAATAAAGATTATAAGTTACAAGGTACAGTCTTCAACAGCGTCATTGAGCAAATTGTTGAGGGTAATACTGCGATCGTTGGCATGATGCTGGAATCCAATTTATATGAAGGTGGTCAATCGATCCCAAGCAATTTAGCAGATTTGAAATATGGTATTTCAGTAACAGATAAGTGTATTAGCTGGGAAGAAACTGAAAAAGTTATTAGCGATGCTTACGAAAAACTCAATTAG